Proteins co-encoded in one Chrysemys picta bellii isolate R12L10 chromosome 13, ASM1138683v2, whole genome shotgun sequence genomic window:
- the LOC101951687 gene encoding olfactory receptor 4M1-like yields the protein MAQLFLLHCLGVATAMAYGWYVDHLRYTTSTGIHIDGIEQGNCTGATEFILMGLSQMQKVQLLFFFFFLLFYIIILPGNFLIIFTIQSDPCLSSPMYFFLANLAFLDICYCSVTPPKMLADFFSLCKTISYGGCMAQLFFLHFLGGAEAFLLMAMAYDRYVGICKPLRYATLMNREICCTVVGAAWAGGFVHGIILFGLSIQLPFCGPNILDNFFCDVHQLVKLACADTYVVEMIMFLNNGVVIMMCFILLIISYAALLLRLRTHSPRWESKVASTCVSHIIVVFVMCGPAIYIYALPFRAAPLKKVVAVFHTVVFPLTNPMIYTLRNKEIKSSMRKLINRYISWRVKS from the coding sequence ACAGGGATCCACATAGATGGGATAGAGCAGGGGAACTGCACTGGGGCGACAGAGTTCATACTGATGGGACTATCCCAGATGCAGAAGGTCCAgcttctcttctttttcttcttcctgcTCTTCTACATCATCATCCTCCCAGGGAATTTCCTCATTATCTTCACCATCCAGAGTGACCCCTGCCTGAGCTCCCCCATGTATTTTTTCCTGGCTAATCTGGCCTTCCTGGACATCTGCTACTGCTCCGTCACCCCTCCGAAGATGCTGGCCGACTTCTTCTCCCTCTGCAAGACCATCTCCTATGGGGGCTGCATGGCCCAGCTTTTCTTCCTCCACTTCCTGGGGGGCGCCGAGGCCTTCCTGCTCATGGCCATGGCCTATGACCGCTACGTGGGCATCTGTAAACCTCTGCGCTACGCCACACTCATGAACAGAGAGATCTGCTGCACCGTGGTGGGGGCAGCGTGGGCAGGGGGCTTCGTTCATGGCATCATCCTCTTTGGTCTGTCCATCCAGCTGCCCTTCTGCGGCCCCAACATCCTGGACAACTTCTTCTGTGACGTCCATCAgctggtgaagctggcctgcgctGACACCTACGTGGTGGAGATGATCATGTTCCTCAACAATGGTGTGGTCATCATGATGTGCTTCATCCTCCTCATCATATCCTATGCTGCCCTGCTGCTCCGGCTGCGGACTCACTCCCCCAGGTGGGAGAGCAAAGTGGCCTCCACCTGTGTATCACACATCATCGTGGTCTTCGTGATGTGCGGCCCGGCCATCTACATCTATGCCCTGCCCTTCCGGGCCGCCCCCCTGAAGAAGGTGGTGGCTGTGTTCCACACTGTGGTCTTCCCCCTCACCAACCCCATGATCTACaccctgaggaacaaggagatcaaaAGCTCCATGAGGAAGTTAATCAACAGGTACATATCCTGGCGGGTGAAAAGTTAA